Proteins from a single region of Runella sp. SP2:
- a CDS encoding TolC family protein yields the protein MFKKIIILGLGVAGLTLAISGCKTPALVTRTERNTLPASFNNSQDSTSSATIRWKEFFTDPYLTALIDSALQNNQELNITMQEIEMSRNEIMARQGEYKPFVGIRGSAGVDKVGRYTNIGASEATTDIKPGRETPEPLPNFLGGLFATWEIDIWHKLRNAKDAAVHRYLASGEGRNFMVTNLIAEIASSYYELLALDSQLAIIHQNIDIQNNALRIVRLQKESTKVTELAVRRFEAQVLNTQSLQYNIQQRIIETENHINFLVGRYPQTVARSSQDFSNLVPATIHTGLPSQLLANRPDIRQAEQELAANKLDVQVAKARFYPSLGISAGIGYQAFNPLYLLKTPQSLILSLAGDLAAPLVNKNAIKASYFNANAKQIQAVYNYERTLLNAYIEVANQVSKISNLEKTYDTKSKEVQALTQSITISNNLFSSARADYMEVLLTQRDAIESRFDLVETKMQQMNAVVNIYRALGGGWN from the coding sequence ATGTTTAAGAAAATCATCATACTCGGTCTTGGAGTTGCGGGGTTAACGTTGGCCATTTCGGGCTGCAAAACCCCAGCGCTGGTCACCAGAACCGAACGAAATACCTTACCTGCGAGTTTCAATAACTCGCAGGACTCGACCAGCAGCGCCACGATTCGATGGAAGGAGTTTTTTACCGACCCTTACCTCACCGCACTGATTGACAGCGCCTTGCAAAACAATCAGGAGTTAAACATTACGATGCAGGAAATCGAAATGTCGCGCAACGAAATCATGGCTCGTCAAGGGGAATACAAACCTTTTGTGGGAATCCGTGGCAGTGCGGGTGTGGACAAAGTGGGGCGCTATACCAACATCGGAGCCAGCGAAGCCACCACCGACATCAAACCTGGCCGAGAAACCCCCGAACCGTTACCCAATTTTCTGGGTGGATTGTTTGCCACGTGGGAAATCGACATTTGGCATAAACTCCGTAATGCCAAAGATGCCGCCGTGCATCGGTACTTGGCCAGTGGCGAAGGCAGAAATTTTATGGTCACAAATCTAATTGCCGAAATCGCCAGTTCGTACTATGAGTTGTTGGCGCTTGATAGTCAATTAGCAATTATTCACCAAAACATTGACATTCAGAACAATGCGTTGCGAATTGTGCGACTTCAAAAAGAGTCCACCAAAGTGACAGAATTGGCCGTTCGGCGGTTTGAAGCTCAGGTGTTGAACACCCAAAGTTTGCAATACAACATCCAGCAACGAATCATCGAAACCGAAAACCATATCAATTTTTTGGTGGGACGTTATCCTCAAACCGTGGCGCGTAGTTCGCAAGATTTTAGCAATTTAGTCCCCGCGACCATTCATACGGGCTTGCCTTCGCAGTTATTAGCCAATCGTCCCGACATTCGTCAGGCAGAACAGGAATTGGCCGCCAATAAGCTAGATGTGCAAGTGGCCAAAGCGCGGTTTTATCCTTCGTTGGGAATTTCGGCAGGAATTGGTTATCAAGCTTTTAATCCGTTGTATTTGTTAAAAACGCCCCAATCACTCATTCTTTCTCTGGCGGGGGATTTAGCGGCACCGTTGGTCAATAAAAACGCCATCAAAGCCTCATATTTCAACGCCAATGCCAAGCAGATTCAGGCAGTTTATAACTACGAACGTACGTTGTTGAATGCGTATATTGAGGTAGCTAATCAAGTTTCTAAAATCAGCAATCTCGAAAAAACATACGACACCAAATCCAAAGAGGTTCAAGCACTTACGCAGTCAATCACAATTTCAAACAACTTGTTTAGCTCGGCCCGTGCCGATTACATGGAAGTGTTGTTGACACAACGCGACGCCATAGAATCGCGGTTTGACTTGGTCGAAACCAAGATGCAACAGATGAATGCCGTTGTGAATATTTACCGCGCCCTGGGCGGGGGTTGGAATTAA
- a CDS encoding tetratricopeptide repeat protein, producing MVRVNEIKLVTLTIGMEMLTFRFTLLLFIVEFVLGTRSQACVVDSSNTGSSAHSTKKIAVAPPKKNVPQNPKRFPQLNNGGIQYAYNQRYQSAQSMFLQAQEYDANNDTLLYNLALVTGVLKEYDTALQLLTQTGAGKRYLHNKGVWEAQKGDIQQGLATWEHAPPNDTLIFNIALAHYKLGDLQQSQDWSKRIGFAKAAEFHELAANIQFKLGDYKQAERLYEKADKLATRVGKHPSGPRFLVQRGNSSLALAEYTTAEALYREYLTTKDPYYRFAARLGLGHALYRQRKYQEAVLEYDAACRLNDFSAEAWLSLGNAYVGTNGQRQAQKAYERALDLDSTQKHAWLGLGIIYYRLQNYSEAVCCFEQAGEILNAKNPHHADFFAARAFCRLYSHQTALAKDDVQTAVQLSGKGLLPCLAMSEYCRIEGYFLTSLKWLERAIRANPEISVRMLVNRGNIYLKCNEYQQALDDFTQAHALDPSNINASNGLGVSYLNIDDIDRAKVLYDSLLRKKQLPMLYNNRGIVQSYMSLRERHNRDQAEEAKFSDLSLKDFEKGLEIDSTKKAYNVNIGNVFKNRNEESSAIAHYQLYLSKNAINNMGVLFAKDTRKDFSKHYIDIAITYDSSNTIYLYNRAKLHHDHFKDQFFRRADFQQAFKLKPTQDISLKYSPDGFITIFLFDYEFETYHFPGNPLFDIHPQPINDFAFLPSLDFIPMKEGGEIRTRNGKGGYLVTKNQLQFRPASRKQRGRTKCPKIR from the coding sequence ATGGTTCGTGTAAATGAAATTAAGTTAGTTACATTGACGATTGGTATGGAGATGCTGACTTTTAGGTTTACTTTACTCCTTTTTATAGTTGAATTTGTACTTGGCACACGGTCTCAAGCGTGCGTGGTAGATTCTTCTAATACGGGGTCGTCAGCGCATTCAACCAAGAAAATTGCGGTAGCTCCTCCCAAAAAAAACGTTCCTCAGAACCCCAAGCGGTTTCCTCAACTCAACAATGGTGGCATTCAGTACGCTTACAATCAGCGGTACCAAAGTGCGCAGTCAATGTTTCTACAAGCCCAAGAATACGATGCCAACAACGACACCTTACTGTATAATCTCGCACTCGTTACTGGCGTATTAAAAGAATACGACACCGCCCTGCAACTACTGACGCAGACAGGAGCTGGGAAGCGTTATTTGCACAATAAGGGCGTTTGGGAAGCGCAGAAAGGCGATATTCAACAGGGCTTGGCCACGTGGGAACACGCACCTCCTAACGATACACTTATTTTTAACATTGCACTGGCCCATTACAAATTGGGTGATTTGCAACAGTCACAAGATTGGAGCAAGCGAATTGGTTTTGCCAAAGCGGCCGAATTTCACGAACTAGCCGCCAATATTCAATTTAAACTTGGCGACTACAAACAAGCAGAACGCCTCTACGAAAAAGCCGACAAACTCGCAACGCGCGTGGGCAAGCACCCAAGCGGGCCTCGTTTTTTGGTACAACGCGGGAATAGCTCGCTGGCCTTGGCCGAATACACCACAGCGGAGGCGCTTTACCGCGAATACCTTACCACCAAAGACCCTTATTATCGCTTTGCGGCAAGGCTGGGTTTAGGCCACGCGCTGTATCGCCAACGTAAGTACCAGGAAGCGGTATTGGAGTACGACGCGGCTTGTCGGCTCAATGATTTTTCGGCCGAAGCGTGGCTAAGTTTGGGCAATGCGTACGTCGGCACCAACGGGCAACGCCAAGCCCAAAAAGCGTACGAACGGGCGCTGGATTTAGATTCGACCCAAAAGCACGCTTGGCTCGGTTTAGGCATTATTTATTATCGTCTCCAAAATTATAGCGAAGCGGTCTGTTGTTTTGAGCAAGCGGGTGAAATTTTGAATGCCAAAAATCCCCACCATGCCGATTTTTTTGCCGCACGGGCGTTTTGTCGGCTCTATTCTCACCAAACAGCCTTGGCAAAAGATGACGTTCAAACGGCAGTGCAACTTTCGGGGAAAGGACTACTTCCCTGCTTGGCCATGAGCGAGTATTGCCGCATCGAAGGGTATTTTTTGACTTCCTTAAAATGGCTGGAAAGGGCCATTCGAGCCAACCCCGAAATCAGCGTTCGGATGCTCGTCAATCGGGGGAATATTTATCTCAAATGCAACGAGTACCAGCAGGCCCTCGACGACTTCACCCAAGCCCACGCCCTCGACCCAAGCAATATCAACGCGAGCAACGGTTTGGGCGTTTCGTACCTAAACATCGACGACATCGACCGCGCGAAGGTACTCTACGATAGCCTTTTGCGAAAAAAGCAATTGCCGATGTTGTACAACAACCGTGGGATTGTTCAGTCGTATATGTCGTTGCGTGAACGCCACAACCGCGACCAAGCCGAAGAAGCCAAGTTTTCCGACTTATCGCTCAAAGATTTTGAAAAAGGTCTGGAAATTGATTCCACCAAAAAGGCGTACAATGTCAACATTGGGAATGTCTTCAAAAACCGCAACGAGGAGTCATCGGCCATTGCGCATTATCAATTGTATTTAAGCAAAAATGCCATCAACAACATGGGGGTTTTGTTTGCCAAAGACACACGCAAAGATTTTTCAAAGCACTACATCGACATTGCCATTACCTACGATTCGTCAAACACGATTTATTTGTACAATCGCGCCAAGCTTCACCACGACCATTTTAAAGACCAGTTTTTCCGCCGCGCCGATTTTCAACAGGCGTTTAAACTGAAACCTACCCAAGACATCAGCCTCAAGTACAGCCCCGATGGGTTTATTACGATTTTCTTGTTTGACTACGAATTTGAGACGTACCATTTTCCAGGCAATCCGCTATTCGACATTCATCCTCAGCCGATTAATGACTTTGCGTTTTTGCCGTCGTTGGATTTTATTCCGATGAAAGAAGGGGGAGAAATTAGGACGCGAAACGGAAAAGGAGGGTATTTGGTCACGAAAAATCAGCTTCAATTTCGGCCCGCTTCGCGCAAACAACGTGGGCGAACAAAGTGCCCTAAGATAAGATAA
- a CDS encoding heparinase II/III family protein, whose protein sequence is MKHLFTTLLIGWAAIASAQVTQRNLLGTAYSLEAVKQSLLPQAQFKPYPKTAAEWQSQLPDSVTARVIKAGEAVLNYKFEAIPASVSMDFVRSGDRERHGKLSYGKRNALIDLILAESVEDKGRFTEAIFNGVWSICEESFWGVPAHISGTGLPNVEDPVVDLFAAETAAVLSFADYFVGKKLDKINKLIRKRIYFETNRRLFVPMIQNPDRYGWMSKKNAVNNWNPWIMSNWMTATLLLEKDEKRRAEQLHAAMLGLDLYLNGLGEDGGCDEGPSYWFAAGACVFDCLELLESATQNKVSAYQQPLIQKMASYVFKTHIADDYFVNFADADPKLKPDGIMLYRFGKKINDPQLMQFGLWATEKYPLAVSNNGFHRMRRIQNLLTIKELPSTKATYQPVKDAWLGDIQVLTARSSNGLYLATHGGHNAESHNHNDVGDFLLYANGEPVIIDAGRGNYTARTFSSKRYELWFTQSQYHNLPIVNGLGQLAGRTYEAHNVKSTINEKEATLSMDIAPSYTKEAGIQTWNRSVKLNRVKNSVEINDDFTLAQKPTSLQQVFMTVCDTDLTTLGKIKLTTPKGQIFVIQYDSKLWDVSTDLPSTDGMEYVSFKTKWDNRPVRRLILSHKALPQKGKSTFLIMPN, encoded by the coding sequence ATGAAACACCTTTTCACCACCCTTTTAATCGGTTGGGCGGCCATCGCCAGCGCCCAAGTGACCCAACGAAACCTGCTCGGTACGGCCTATTCGCTTGAAGCCGTCAAGCAGTCGCTTCTTCCCCAAGCCCAATTTAAACCCTACCCCAAAACCGCCGCCGAATGGCAATCCCAGCTTCCCGATAGTGTGACAGCACGGGTGATAAAAGCGGGAGAAGCTGTGTTGAACTACAAATTTGAAGCCATTCCAGCCAGTGTTTCGATGGATTTTGTACGCTCAGGCGACCGCGAACGCCACGGCAAACTTTCATACGGAAAACGAAACGCCCTCATTGACCTTATTTTGGCTGAGAGCGTGGAAGACAAAGGCCGATTTACGGAAGCCATTTTCAACGGCGTTTGGTCCATTTGTGAGGAAAGTTTTTGGGGTGTTCCTGCCCACATCAGCGGTACAGGTCTGCCCAACGTCGAAGACCCCGTCGTGGATTTGTTTGCGGCCGAAACGGCAGCCGTGCTTTCTTTCGCCGACTATTTTGTGGGTAAAAAATTAGATAAAATTAATAAACTCATTCGCAAGCGAATTTACTTTGAAACCAATCGGCGGTTGTTTGTACCCATGATTCAAAACCCCGACCGATACGGCTGGATGAGCAAGAAAAATGCCGTAAACAACTGGAATCCGTGGATTATGTCCAACTGGATGACGGCGACGCTGTTGTTAGAAAAAGACGAAAAACGCCGCGCCGAACAACTCCATGCGGCCATGCTCGGATTGGATTTATACCTCAACGGCCTCGGTGAGGATGGCGGCTGCGACGAAGGCCCAAGTTATTGGTTTGCGGCGGGAGCTTGTGTGTTTGACTGCCTTGAATTGCTCGAATCCGCGACTCAAAACAAAGTAAGTGCGTACCAACAGCCGCTTATTCAAAAAATGGCGTCTTACGTGTTCAAAACCCACATTGCGGACGATTACTTTGTCAACTTTGCCGATGCCGACCCCAAGCTCAAGCCCGACGGCATTATGTTGTATCGTTTTGGCAAAAAAATCAACGACCCGCAATTGATGCAGTTTGGCCTGTGGGCAACTGAAAAATACCCATTGGCGGTGTCTAACAACGGCTTTCACCGTATGCGCCGCATCCAGAATTTACTCACCATCAAAGAATTACCTTCTACCAAAGCGACGTATCAACCCGTCAAAGACGCTTGGCTCGGCGATATTCAAGTACTAACGGCCCGTAGTTCCAACGGTCTGTACTTGGCTACCCACGGCGGGCACAATGCCGAAAGCCACAACCACAACGACGTGGGCGATTTTCTACTTTATGCCAACGGCGAACCTGTGATCATCGACGCAGGTCGCGGTAACTACACCGCCCGCACTTTTTCGTCGAAGCGGTACGAGCTTTGGTTTACCCAATCTCAGTACCATAACTTGCCGATTGTCAACGGACTAGGGCAACTCGCAGGGCGAACTTACGAGGCGCATAACGTCAAAAGTACCATCAACGAAAAAGAAGCAACTTTGTCGATGGACATTGCGCCTAGCTACACCAAAGAAGCGGGAATTCAGACATGGAATCGTTCGGTGAAGCTCAATCGCGTAAAAAATAGTGTCGAAATAAACGATGATTTTACGTTGGCTCAAAAACCCACTTCGCTCCAGCAAGTTTTTATGACGGTTTGCGACACGGATTTAACCACTCTTGGCAAAATCAAATTGACTACTCCCAAAGGACAAATCTTTGTTATTCAATACGATAGCAAGCTCTGGGATGTATCAACTGACCTGCCTTCTACCGACGGAATGGAATACGTCAGTTTCAAAACCAAATGGGACAATCGCCCCGTGCGTCGATTGATACTTTCGCACAAAGCACTGCCTCAGAAAGGAAAATCGACATTTTTAATTATGCCGAATTAG